One genomic window of Numida meleagris isolate 19003 breed g44 Domestic line chromosome 1, NumMel1.0, whole genome shotgun sequence includes the following:
- the AMER2 gene encoding APC membrane recruitment protein 2: MDSHCDCAEPPAAEQPSGKINKTAFKLFKRRKSGGTMPSIFGVRSKGGEGKGASKTGMVRSRTHDGLADAVLESSKKEDAGSGEAQGKDAPSRAAGGLGGSASSSVAKSHSFFSLLRKNGRPENGKAAENAEQRAGGRQKKGLKGIFSSMRWHKKDKNGKEERGEASEIPSGLIMPGSLTASLECIKEETPKPLSETPNGAGDIGLESLQEKRGGDACASAEEPEVGGAESRDSKTPPGEDPAAAGRRLEELCGERPDPGAGEVGTAKDAAITGCGDIIADHEEDVGSGSGGCEKSTPGASKLGASKKHPTMVAYQGGGEEMASPDQVDDTYLQEFWDMLSQTEETETGGGGGGGTKTPEGLKENRGTERAQNRVVVKRGGLNQIPIHLNHKEEQKGREKEQHEGVPNSDEGYWDSTTPGPEEDSTVSIQKETLPRDSYSGDALYDLYAEPDENPPGAPPEEEVTCMPRSKPVSPVTTTCSLKTPSSTVKDSKIPISIKHLASHPASHGTDTSNSHHVAHHHLAKSEMHRTKIPVSKVLVRRVSNRGLAGTTVKAATYQDSAKK; the protein is encoded by the exons ATGGACTCGCACTGCGACTGTGCCGAGCCTCCGGCCGCCGAGCAGCCGTCGGGGAAGATTAACAAAACCGCCTTCAAATTGTTCAAGAGGAGGAAATCCGGAGGCACCATGCCGAGCATCTTCGGGGTGAGGAGCAaaggtggggaggggaagggcgCGAGCAAGACTGGGATGGTGCGGAGCAGGACGCACGATGGCTTGGCCGACGCcgtgctggagagcagcaagaAGGAGGACGCGGGCAGCGGAGAAGCGCAGGGGAAGGATGCTCCGAGCCGGGCGGCCGGCGGCCTCGGCGGCTCCGCCAGCAGCTCGGTGGCCAAGTCACACAGCTTCTTCTCCCTGCTGAGGAAGAACGGGAGGCCGGAGAACGGCAAGGCGGCGGAGAACGCGGAGCAGCGGGCTGGCGGCAGACAAAAGAAGGGGCTGAAAGGGATCTTCAGCAGCATGCGGTGGcacaaaaaggacaaaaacggcaaagaggaaaggggagaagCCTCAGAAATCCCGTCCGGTCTTATTATGCCGGGGTCTCTGACTGCCAGCTTGGAGTGCATCAAAGAGGAGACACCAAAACCTTTGTCTGAAACTCCAAACGGCGCAGGAGACATCGGTCTCGAATCGCTGCAGGAGAAGCGTGGCGGAGACGCGTGTGCCTCGGCCGAGGAGCCCGAGGTGGGAGGTGCGGAGTCGCGGGACAGCAAAACTCCCCCCGGAGAggaccctgctgctgctggaaggcgACTCGAGGAGCTCTGCGGTGAGCGACCGGACCCGGGTGCTGGAGAGGTTGGGACTGCGAAGGATGCGGCCATAACAG GCTGCGGAGATATTATTGCGGACCATGAGGAGGATGTGGGCAGCGGGAGTGGTGGCTGTGAGAAGAGCACCCCTGGGGCCAGCAAGCTGGGCGCCTCCAAGAAGCACCCCACCATGGTCGCCTACcaaggaggaggggaggagatggCCAGCCCGGACCAGGTGGATGATACCTACCTGCAAGAGTTCTGGGATATGCTGTCACAGACAGAGGAGACTGAGactggaggaggaggtggaggagggaCAAAGACACCTGAGGGGCTGAAGGAGAACCGAGGTACTGAGAGGGCCCAGAACAGGGTGGTGGTGAAACGTGGTGGCCTCAACCAGATCCCCATTCATCTCAACCACAAagaggagcagaagggcagggagAAGGAACAGCATGAAGGTGTCCCAAACAGCGATGAGGGCTACTGGGATTCCACCACCCCTGGTCCTGAAGAAGATAGTACCGTGAGCATCCAGAAGGAGACCCTTCCCAGGGACAGCTACAGTGGGGATGCGCTCTATGACCTCTACGCTGAGCCTGATGAAAACCCACCAGGAGCACCCCCAGAGGAAGAGGTCACCTGTATGCCACGCTCCAAGCCCGTATCTCCAGTAACGACCACATGCTCACTGAAAACGCCCTCAAGCACAGTGAAGGACTCCAAAATACCCATCAGCATTAAACACCTTGCATCGCATCCTGCTAGCCATGGAACAGATACCAGTAACAGCCATCACGTTGCACACCATCACCTGGCCAAAAGTGAAatgcacagaacaaaaattcCTGTCTCTAAAGTACTAGTACGCCGAGTTAGTAACAGGGGCTTAGCTGGGACAACGGTGAAAGCTGCCACATACCAGGACAGTGCCAAAAAGTAA